A window of Photobacterium toruni genomic DNA:
TAGGGGCTTATAGATAAATTCTTTATATAGATATTTTCCGCCCGCGTAAACATGACCAGGAATAATCATTCGGTTTAAATAGTGGTTATTACGACCAACTGCGGCATAACTTTTATAGTTAGTAAGGGCAATAATAAGCAATGCAGTCATTGCTATACCAATAAGAACAACTCGAGCAATAATTTCTTTGAAAAAGGTTTCACGTTTGGTTATTTTTACACAAGCAATCCAAATACTAGGTATTAAACCAAATATTATGATGTAAGTTATTGAGTGTAAATTAACATACGATAATGCTTCATCTGAGCGTGTTTGAAATATACTTTCAATAATAGCATTATCAAATAAAGTATGATAATTCACTTCAGCAAATAAGGCCATTGATGATGTTATAGTCAAAAATATCATGATGGCTTTGAAGATATAAGGCCAACATAAGCAACTAAAAATAATAATAAATGCAGCGAGTAAAACAATAGGCGCAGTATAAGGGAAAATGGGATTAGCGACGTTATGACTTAATGAAAATATTTTTGCTAATGTAGGGAAATTAAAGCAAAGGGAAAAATAAAGAGATAGCCATAGAATGAAGCTGGTCATCTTTAAATGAAAAATCTTGCGCATTGTTTACTCGTTAGCGGCTAATGAATACCGCTATTATCTATGGTGTAACTTAAGACTTACTTAAGAGTCTTTATTGATAGTATAGAATAGTCGTTGTTGGCTATTTTTTGATAAACTTATAGAGACAATGCTAATACTAATTCTCATTTTTTATTATACAAGGTAACGGTTTTATTTATACATTATGCATTGTTAATAGTTATTTAATAATGAAAATAATTCTTAATATCGATCAAGTTGAGCTGGTTAAATACCTATAAGGGTTATTTCTGTTTTTGGTCATTCTTTTTAAGGTTTGCGGTACTTCAACATCCGTTGGTCTATCGATCTTGATTAAAGTACCGCAATTGATAAAATTTCACCTATTCTCGAAATTTTCAGTTATGAGTGAAATAGATTGGTCTAGTTGATTTCTTAAAGGTACAGGTTTAGAAAACAGATATCCCTGATACATTTCTATGTTTAATGTTGTTAATAGATTAAAAACCTGCAGATTCTCTACGCCTTCTGCAACAATTGAAAAGTTAAAAGAATGTATTAGGCTTGTCATTGACTTGAGTAATAGTAGCTTGTCAAAATTTATATCTATATCACTAATAAATAATTTATCAATTTTCACATAATCAAAAGGATAATCAAATAATCGGTCATTGAGGTTGTTACCACAGCCAAAATCATCGATGGCTATTTTTATACCATTAATTTTTAGATGACGTAATATTATTTTAAATTCATTACTATTATCTATATCATCATTTTCCAACACCTCTATAACAACTTGGATGTATTTATTTAGCTTTATTAGCAGATTAACAACTGAATTTGTTAGGCTATTACTATATATATTTATAGATATAAAAATCTTGTTGTTTTTATGTAATGAAAAATACCTAAGTAATTGTTGCAATAAGCTAATAGTTAAACTTTCAGATAGCTGTAAGTCATTTTTTATTATTGGTATAAATTGTAAGGGTAATCGAGTTTCGTGTTCAGATACAATCCATCGAGCAAGAACCTCAAATCCAACCAACTTTCTGTTTTTATTAACTATTGGTTGTATGAAAGGTTGGATTTCATCCATTGAAATCGCATTGGTTATTTGTATTTTTTTAATTACAATGCTGTTCATATTTGGCCATTAAGATAAATGATTATTTTTGTTTTCTTCTATTAGTAATTCTAATAATTCAATATAATGATCTTTTTCTATTTCCGTTTTTCCTTGAAAAAATAAAGTAAGTTGATCTAATTTGATTGAATCTAATTTATTATAGAAAAAATCAATGTTCTTATTAGATATCAATGATATATTAAATAATAAATCAGAACGAGGTATACGAGAACCATTTTCAATATCAATATAAGATTGTCTTGATATGCTTAATAATTCAGACATTTCTAATTGTGATATGTTTGATTCCATTCGAGCTTTTTTTATTTTTTGATGCATAAAAATTAAAAGTCACGTCCATTTTTTAAAGCAATAATTATTGATAGTTCTTTAATTTTCAAATTGTATAATTCTATAAAGTTTTCCAGATCTGATAAATCATCGTTTAATATTTTTTGTTGTATAAAATTTCTCATTATTTTTATAGCCATTAAATTTTTCTCATAATGTTTTTCTATCATAACTTTTGATTGTTTTCTATCTGATTGATTAGTAAAGATAAAGTTTCGTTATTAACGTTGTTTTTTATAATAATATCTTTTATTTTTTTATATGCTTATCTTCCGAATGGTAAAAATAACTAATTTCTTTTCCGGATAAAATAGATAGCTTTGTAATTATATCTGCTTTAGGTGATATATCTCCTCGCTCAATTCTAACTAAAGTACTTCTTGATATGCCTAGAACTAAGGCCATATCTTTTTGTGATAGTTTTAATGAATATCTAAGCCTGAGTATTATTATATTCATTTTAAGATTATTGGTTAAAAAACTATTCTTGTATTCTACAATATGGCTATGTTTTTTTTTAATAAAATAATAGATAAATTTTATTTTTGTATTAAAAATAGTACATGAAAGTTATAGCTTATCAAAAGGTAAATAATTCTTTATAGGTATACTTGGGGGGTGGTTAGGTTGTATCATTTTACGTTTTTTTGATTAAATAAACACTATAATTGAATTTTTACTGGCTTATATAGTATGTGATTTTAGCGTTATTCTTAATATGTGATAAAGCTATATTAAAAGAGTAGATCAAGAAGAATTTATAAATTAACCATCTTGTTTTTAAATAGTCTTATCATGGGTATGTTTTTTTGCTCATTGATATATTCTTGGAGATTTTAAAAGCGCCTACTATATAAAGATAAAGGCGCTTTGGGGAAATAGCATAGCTATCATACGTCGATTAATGAGTTTGACGTGGACCTTTGCTGACTAACTCTTTACCATTTTCAAAGACAGCATCGCTTACCCAGCGTCCGTAAATAAGTTGGTGTTGGTTATTAAAAACAGCTACAAAGTGACGACCATCAGCATTGTTAGTTGCCATACCGATACCTTCAACACCTTGTAGGCCAAGGCCGCCATTTTCAACTGAAAGTAAAAAGGTTTCTAGCTCTTCAAGGCTATCGATAACACTTAATTCATTATTAATCA
This region includes:
- a CDS encoding EAL domain-containing protein yields the protein MNSIVIKKIQITNAISMDEIQPFIQPIVNKNRKLVGFEVLARWIVSEHETRLPLQFIPIIKNDLQLSESLTISLLQQLLRYFSLHKNNKIFISINIYSNSLTNSVVNLLIKLNKYIQVVIEVLENDDIDNSNEFKIILRHLKINGIKIAIDDFGCGNNLNDRLFDYPFDYVKIDKLFISDIDINFDKLLLLKSMTSLIHSFNFSIVAEGVENLQVFNLLTTLNIEMYQGYLFSKPVPLRNQLDQSISLITENFENR
- a CDS encoding helix-turn-helix transcriptional regulator; translated protein: MNIIILRLRYSLKLSQKDMALVLGISRSTLVRIERGDISPKADIITKLSILSGKEISYFYHSEDKHIKK
- a CDS encoding helix-turn-helix transcriptional regulator, coding for MESNISQLEMSELLSISRQSYIDIENGSRIPRSDLLFNISLISNKNIDFFYNKLDSIKLDQLTLFFQGKTEIEKDHYIELLELLIEENKNNHLS